The following are from one region of the Rhipicephalus microplus isolate Deutch F79 chromosome 1, USDA_Rmic, whole genome shotgun sequence genome:
- the LOC119188228 gene encoding uncharacterized protein LOC119188228 isoform X2 has product MQVPRRWKCAFVERVQQRQPTEAMDTSRSLLLSLAALALLGSSVTSAFYRGRPGSSLALAKRLETELAEDEEYTALPGALEAFEWRSRFPAVAPADISGFYPFFRPTSLAKKNKDAPRSIDPAAAANRKFQTQGWRR; this is encoded by the exons TGCGCATTCGTCGAGCGTGTACAGCAAAGACAGCCTACAGAAGCAATGGACACGTCGCGGAGCCTGCTGCTGAGCCTCGCCGCTCTGGCCCTGCTGGGATCCTCGGTGACGTCAGCCTTCTACCGAGGAAGGCCGGGAAGCAGCTTGGCGCTGGCCAAGAGGCTGGAGACTGAGCTCGCCGAGGACGAAGAGTACACCGCGCTGCCCG GTGCCTTGGAAGCCTTCGAATGGCGCTCCCGGTTCCCCGCAGTGGCGCCGGCGGACATTAGTGGCTTCTACCCTTTCTTCAGGCCCACGTCCCTCGCCAAGAAGAACAAGGACGCGCCGCGGTCTATCGACCCGGCCGCCGCTGCGAACCGCAAGTTCCAGACGCAGGGATGGAGGCGCTGA
- the LOC119188228 gene encoding uncharacterized protein LOC119188228 isoform X3 translates to MDTSRSLLLSLAALALLGSSVTSAFYRGRPGSSLALAKRLETELAEDEEYTALPGALEAFEWRSRFPAVAPADISGFYPFFRPTSLAKKNKDAPRSIDPAAAANRKFQTQGWRR, encoded by the exons ATGGACACGTCGCGGAGCCTGCTGCTGAGCCTCGCCGCTCTGGCCCTGCTGGGATCCTCGGTGACGTCAGCCTTCTACCGAGGAAGGCCGGGAAGCAGCTTGGCGCTGGCCAAGAGGCTGGAGACTGAGCTCGCCGAGGACGAAGAGTACACCGCGCTGCCCG GTGCCTTGGAAGCCTTCGAATGGCGCTCCCGGTTCCCCGCAGTGGCGCCGGCGGACATTAGTGGCTTCTACCCTTTCTTCAGGCCCACGTCCCTCGCCAAGAAGAACAAGGACGCGCCGCGGTCTATCGACCCGGCCGCCGCTGCGAACCGCAAGTTCCAGACGCAGGGATGGAGGCGCTGA
- the LOC119188228 gene encoding uncharacterized protein LOC119188228 isoform X1, with the protein MLPCREEHDKHCAFVERVQQRQPTEAMDTSRSLLLSLAALALLGSSVTSAFYRGRPGSSLALAKRLETELAEDEEYTALPGALEAFEWRSRFPAVAPADISGFYPFFRPTSLAKKNKDAPRSIDPAAAANRKFQTQGWRR; encoded by the exons TGCGCATTCGTCGAGCGTGTACAGCAAAGACAGCCTACAGAAGCAATGGACACGTCGCGGAGCCTGCTGCTGAGCCTCGCCGCTCTGGCCCTGCTGGGATCCTCGGTGACGTCAGCCTTCTACCGAGGAAGGCCGGGAAGCAGCTTGGCGCTGGCCAAGAGGCTGGAGACTGAGCTCGCCGAGGACGAAGAGTACACCGCGCTGCCCG GTGCCTTGGAAGCCTTCGAATGGCGCTCCCGGTTCCCCGCAGTGGCGCCGGCGGACATTAGTGGCTTCTACCCTTTCTTCAGGCCCACGTCCCTCGCCAAGAAGAACAAGGACGCGCCGCGGTCTATCGACCCGGCCGCCGCTGCGAACCGCAAGTTCCAGACGCAGGGATGGAGGCGCTGA